The following is a genomic window from Sedimenticola thiotaurini.
CATTCACCGACTCCTGCTCTTCTACCGCATTCAGACGGGCCCCCACGCTGGCCCGGATCTCAACGATATTCTCCATGGCCAGATCCACATCGGTGATATAACGGCCCACCGATTGCCCCGATTCCAGATCAGATGCCAGTTGATCGATCGTTTCAAAGATACTGCGTTTTGAACTCACCGGTAAAGTGGTGCCTGCCGTCAGACCCGTGGTGGTAGTGGTGGCACTACCCGCCATAGCCACCGTCACACCTGTACCTCCGACAGCCGTCAGGGTCAGGGTGTTGGCTGGCGTGGTGTTGAACTCTGCGGTCACGCCGGTCTGGCTGGTGGCCGCGTTGATGGCATCCCGCAACTGGGTTGCCCGCTCTGCTGCAGTAGCAGCAGCCGGCAGGGCACCGATACTGATAGCGCCGTTACCGTTCCCCCCATCGATGGTGATGTCGCCTGCCGCAACAGCGGTGAGGACAGTTGGAGCGGCCACGCTGACCGTGGCAAGCGGTCCGGTAGCAATATCCATAAAGGTATCAAAGCCGTTATCCCCGTCCGCCACAGTGCGGTCCGATGCGATCTGTAACTCCCGCTGGCCGTTGTCACCGTTGTAGCTGTAGACACCCAGGTTCCTGGAGAAGGGCTGACTGCCGGTCTGGTAGCCGGCAAACAGATACTCGCCACCGCTGTCCCTGGAGTTGGCCATGGAGAAGAGCTGCTCACTCAACTGCCGGACCTCGGAGGCGATGGATGCCTTGTCTGCCAACGCCAGCACATCATTGCTGCCCTGTACCGTCAGTTCCCTGACCCGCTGCAGAAGGTCTGTGACCCCTTCCAGGACCCCCTCCTCCGTCTCCAGCCGGGTGGTCAGACGACCAATATTGCTCTGGTACTGGGTAAGCGTATCCATGGCGCCATTGAGTCCCATCACCCGAACGGCGCTGGCCGGATCGTCCGAAGGGGTCAATACCCGCTTGCCCGATGAGAGTTGTAGCTGGGTTTCACTCAGATCGCTCTGCTGCCGCAGCATGGAACTGAGCGAACGTTCAGTGATCATCTGGGTGGAGATACGGATCATGGTTACCTCCTGATCGCGCTGATCAGGCTATCGAACAAGGTGTTGGAAACGGTGATCACCTGGGCTGCCGCCTGGTAGGCCTGCTGGAACTTGATCAGATTGGCCGCCTCTTCATCCAGGTTAACACCACTGATGGAGAGCAGTGAATTCTCATGCCGTTCCCGCAGTCCATCGGTGGCATTGAAGCTGACCTCGGCCTGGTGGGTTTTGGTTCCCACCTCAGAGACCAGCTGACTGTAGGCCTCCTGGAAAGTGGCGGTTTCAGCCCCGCCGCCGGTCTGCCCCAGCAGGGAGTTGGTGGATTGCAGATCGGCCAGTTTCAGCACATTGCGATTATCACCCACGCCGCTGCTGTTATTCTCGATCACAAAGCGATCACCCGCCGCCGGCGTACCGGTAATGGTAAAACTCATCCCACCATAGGCAGGGAACGAGAAAGTGGCGCCATTAGGCTGGGTGGCGGGATCGTAGGCAATGGTACCACCTGGACCACCAGTAACGGTAAAACCCGGTGCACCGGCGTGGGCAGTAGCACTCCATTCCAGCGTAATGGTATCCGGGGCCGACAGAGGCAGGTTTGCTGTACTGCTGTAATCGGGTTGGGATATCTCCCCGCTCCCCTGGTTCGCACCACCGGCCGAATTGGTCGATTGAATTGCCCGGATCGGACCGGCAGCCGCTATTTCACGGGGATCACTGATCAGCAACTCCATCGTATTAGCGGCGTTACGGGTCGGTTGAATCAGGAAACGGTCACCAGCACTGGCAGCGGCGGATATGGAGATAGAGATACCATCTATTTCGGCGGTGCTATAGGGGTAGCTACCCCCGGTATTAATTGTGGTTACCTGGCCGTCGGAGAGACGGGTCAGGGTGAATTCATCAGCCACATTAGTGGCCTGCAATTCATAGTCGCTGGCGGTCAGATTACCGGTATCCAGGTACGATGCAGACACCACGGCGGTACCGGTATTGTAGGCGTTTTCCAACACGCCGATGGTTGGTGAAGCAAATAACTGCCCACCGAAGTTACCATCCAGATCCAGACCCAGCTGATGCTGGCTGTTGAGTCGGTCGGCCATGCCGATCGCCACCAGGCCCAGTTGATTCATGGCAGGATTCAGAATCTCTTCACGGTAGTTGAGCAGACCGCCCAACTCGCCTCCGGAGAGCTGGCCGGTTACTACCTGGGTGCCTAAGCTATTGCTGAATGCGATATCCTGTTGACTGGGATCACTGCTGCTGTTTACCGAAGTCAGCGTGGCATGGGTACTCTCCATCACCAGCGCCTGCCCTTTCCCGATAAACACATTCCAGGCTCCATTATCCTGCGGCACCACGCTGATACCCACCAACTTGGAGAGTTCATTCAGCAACACTTCCCGCTGATCCAGCAGATCGTTGGGGGAGTCCCCGCCTGAGGCGCCCAAGGCTTCCACGATCCCCTGGTTGACCTGGGCGATGGATTGGGCCAGCCCGGTAATTTCATTGGCCAGATCATCCATCTCCTGGTTCACGTTCTTGTTGGCATCAATAAACTGCTGACTCAGGTCATGGTACCGATTGACCAGGGAGCCCGCTTCCGACAGCATCACCTGCCGGGTCGCGATGGAAGCCGGGTCATCCGCCACACTCTGGACGGCATCAAAAAAGTCCTGGATGGCGGGATCAAGTCCGATGTTGGTATCTGCCAGCATGTTGTCGATCCGGCTGGCATGATCAAAATAGCTCTCCATCTCCGAAGCGGAGGTCTGGGCCGAGCGCATCTGGGTAGCCAGAAAATCGTCATACATACGCTCGATTTGGGTTACCTGGACGCCAGAGCCCACGTAACCCACACCGGTCAGTTGCGGGATCTGGGTAGAGTAGTTGACCCGCTGACGGCTGTATCCCTCGGTGTCCGAATTGGCGATATTGTGCCCAGCGGTTGTCAACGAACGCTGAAACGCCAGCAGTGCCGAGGTGCCTATATTGAGTATGCTTGCCATCTGTTCTGTCCTGTTGTGGCTGACGCTGCTACTGAGAGCCTGGGTTGGGGGGGAATCCCATGTGCATCAATGTCATCCGCTTGGCCACAAAAAACCTGCCTACCCGATATAAAGCAAGGTCGCCCCTGCCATATCGATTCTGCCGGCGACCCCTGGATATCATAGCGACCGTTCACCCTGAACCTTGAGCCGTTCCACTGCCCGGGTCATTTCCGGACCGTTCAGTACGGCATTGATTTTATTTGCATATTCCGGGTCAGTGGCATAACCGGCCCGCTGCAGTTCGGAGAAATAGGCCTGGCTGTTTTCAGCCGCTCCCAGCGCTTCGCTGTAACGGGGATTGGATTTCACGAAGTCGACATAGTCGTGAAAACTGTCCCGCAGCGATTCATAGGAACGGAAAGCGGCCCGCTTCTTCACCGCCGTACCCTCCTCGTACTCCAGGGTGTTGACGCTTACCCGATCACCTTCCCAACGGCTGTCCGCCTTGATGCCGAACAGGTTGTTGGAGAGCGCACCATCCGCAGAACGGATCAATTTTTTACCCCAGCCGGTCTCCAGCGCCGCCTGGGCCAACAGGGCCTGGGGTTTGAGACCGATCAGTTCCGCCGCCTCGGTGGCCCAGGGCCAGAGCTGCTCCACGAACTCCTGGGGACTCCAACGGCGCGGGTCGGGCTGGGCCGATTCAGCGGCAGATGGGGCAGCCGACCTCTTCTGCTGCACCTCGCCAACGGCCGTCACGGCAGCCTGATCGGTGTCGGATCCCCTGTTCGTGGTGCCGGCATCCAACGGGTTATACAGTTTGGCCGCCATGGCCAGCCGGTCATAATCCTGAATCGACTTACCGGCCTGGACCTTGTCCTCCTCCGCTTCGTCCCCACCACCCAGTTGCCGTTTGATCACGTCAGCCAGTCCGATACCACCGCTCTCGGAGAGATGGATAGCCAGCTGTTGGTCATACATATCCCGATAAAACAGGCTCTGCTCACTATCCATCAGCCCTTCGCCCAATCCGGCCTGACGCATGCTCTTCAGCATCTGCTGTACAAACAGGGATTCAAACTGGCGGGCCACCTGATCCAGCGAGCCCTGGGCATCCTCGGATGCCCGCGCCTTGAGCACCTTCAGCCCATCCATATTGGTATAGATTGAGGCACTGGCCAGATCCATCAGATCACCACCAATTCCGCCTTGAGAGCGCCCGCCTGTTTCAGTGCTTCCAGGATCGCCACCAGGTCAGAAGGGGCAGCCCCCACCTGGTTGACCGCCCGCACCACTTCGTTCAGGGAGACACCGGGATTGAACAGGAACATGCGACTGCCACCCTCCGCCACACTGACTTCGGACTGGGGCACAACCGCCGTGGTCCCGCCGGAAAAGGCCTCCGGCTGGGATACCTGATCGTTTTCGCTGATGGTGACGGTCAGGCTGCCGTGGGAAACCGCAGCAGGTGACACCTGCACCTGGTTACTGATGACCACGGTGCCGGTGCGGGAGTTGACAATCACCCGGGCTGCTACTTCGCCCGGCTTGACCGGTAGGTTCTCAATCAGGGAGACAAAACTGACCCGCTGATTGGGATCGATCGGGGTATTGACCCGGATAGAGGTGGCATCCAGGGCCCGTGCGGCACCCGGGCCAATCGCTTGGTTGATCGACTCCACCATCCGGTTGGCGGTGGTGAAGTCGCTCTCATGCAGGTTTAGGGTGAGGAAAGTACCCTGATTAAATCCTGAAGTGACCGTGCGCTCGACGGTGGCGCCATTGGGAATCCGGCCGACACTGGGGATATTGATGGTGATACTGGAGCCATCTGCGCCGGAGGCACTCAGGCCGCCCACCACCAGATTGCCCTGGGCAACGGCATAGACCCGGCCGTCGGCGCCCTTCAGGGGTGACATCAGCAGGGTGCCACCACGCAGACTCTTGGCATCGCCGATGGAGGAGACCGTCACATCAATCTTCTGCCCCGGCTTGGCAAACGCGGGCAAGTCGGCATTGATGGTGACTGCTGCGACATTCTTCGGATTGATACTGGTATCGGGGGGCACCACGATGCCGAGCTGGGTCAGCATGCTTTTCAGACTCTGCTCGGTGAAGGGTGAGGAACTGGTCTTGTCACCGGTGCCGTTCAGCCCCACCACCAGTCCGTAGCCAAGCAACTGGTTGGTCCGCACCCCGGCAATGGAGGCGAGATCCTTGATCCGCTCCGCCTGGGCCAGGCCGGAAAACAGCATCAATAGCAGCAGGCCCACCATTAAACGGGCCGACCGACGGCCGGTTTTCACTGTAATCGGATGGAACGCTGTAGCGTGTTTCATAGACTTCACCTAAAAGGGCATCAGGGCGCTGATGAAGAAGCGGCCCAACCAGCCCATTACATTGGCATCGGCCACCGCACCATCGCCCACGTAGACGATGGTCGGGTCAGCCAGACGGGTGGAGAGTACGGTATTGCTGGCGTCTATATCCGCCGGGCGCACAATACCCGATACCCGCACATATTCATTACCCTGGTTTATGCCGATCCGTTTTTCACCCCGGACGATCAGATAGCCGTTGGGTAACACCTCGATGACAGTCACGGTAATGTCACCGGTCAGTTCATTGTTCTGTTCACTTTCGCCATCACCACTGAAATCGTGCTCCGACTCCAGGGAGAAACCGAGATTGTTATTTGAGTTGCTGGCCAGCGGCAGAATTCCCGGCGCATTGAACTGGGCCGTGGTGCCCAGGATGGTCGGGTTGGTGATGATGTTGCTGTTGGATTTGCTCACATCTGTGGTGGCGCTCTTTTTCGCATCGGTCTTTTCCGCCAGCTTGATGGTCAGCATATCGCCCACCCGCCTGGCTCGCATATCCTCAAACCAGGAGTACTCGTAACCGGCCTGGTAGATAGCGCCATTGCCATCCGGCTTCGGTGCCGCCACGACAGGACGCACCGGGGCATACGCCGGGTCACGGACCGGCGCTGAGTTGCAACCGGCAAGGCCGGCGGCGGCCAGCGCCAGCAGGGTTAGGGAAAGGAGCCGATTCGTCATCTCAATCACCTGTGCTTAAAGCTGGTTACTCACGTAGGAGAGCATTTCATCGGTGGTGGCAATCGCCTTCGAGTTCATCTCGTAAGCGCGTTGGGTCTCAATCATGTTAACCATCTCCTCCACCACGTTGACGTTGGAGCTCTCCAGCGATCCCTGGTTAACGGTGCCGACTCCGTCGATACCCGGTGTGGCCGTGGTGGGGGCACCGCTGGCACCGGTTTCACGGAACAGGTTCTGGCCGATCGCCTCAAGTCCGGTCGGGTTGATGAAATCAGCCAGCTCGATGTTACCAATCTGGGTCGGCGTGCTGTTTCCGGAGACCAGGGCGGAGACCACACCGTCAGTGGCGATGGTAATGCTCAGGGTGTCATCCGGTACTGTAATGGAGGGCTCCAGTGGATAGCCGTTGTTATCCACGATCTCCCCATCGGAACTCATGCCGAAGGAGCCGTCACGGGTGTAAACGATGGAACCATCGGGGTGGAGGATCTGGAAGAAGCCGCGCCCCTGGATAGCGATATCCAGGGAGTTGCCGGTCTGCATGATATTGCCCTGGGTATGCAGCTTCTGGGTTGCCACGGTACGGACACCGGTACCAATAGCCAGACCGGAGGGCAGTTGGGTATCTTCCGATGACTGGGCACCGACCTGGCGGATGTTCTGGTAGATCAGATCTTCGAACGAGGCGCGATCCCGTTTGAACCCGGTGGTACTGACATTGGAAAGGTTATTGGATATGACCGCCATACGGGTCTGTTGCGCATCCAATCCTGTTTTTGCTATCCAGAGTGCGGGATACATGGGTTGTCATCCTCTTTTGTTGCTTTGCTTGCCTAAAATAAGTGCAATCCACGTGCCAACCAGATTAACTCATGCGCATAATGCTGGCGGAAGATTCGTCGGTCTGCTCTGCGGTCTTCATCATCTTCACCTGCATCTCGAAGCGGCGTGAGAACTCGATCATATCCACCATGGAGTCGACGATATTCACATTGCTGCTCTCCAGCGAGCCGGTGGCCAGTTGCACCTCTGCATCGGCCTCCAGCAGTTGGCCATCCTGTTGCCGCATCAGGCCATCCTCACCCTTCTCCATGCCATCCAGAGCAGGACCCACCATCTTGATCCGGTCGATCTCCGCCAACTCACCGGCACCCTGGCCAAGTGGTCGAATGGAGATAGTGCCATCGGAGGCAATCTCGATTTTTTCCGCCGGTGGGATGGCAATCGGCCCGCTATTGCCGATGACCGGCAAACCATTGCCGGTGGTCAGCAGGCCGTTGGCATCCACCTTGAGGTCGCCGCGCCGGGTGTAGGCTTCACTGCCATCCCGTGCCTGCACGGCAAACCAGCCGTCACCATTGATCGCCACATCCAGATCACGCCCGGTATGCACAATGGCGCCATGTTTGAAATCGATTCCGGGCCGCTCATCCATGCCGTAGACCCGGGTGGGAAAGCCATCGCCGAATACCGGCATGCTGCGGAACTGTTGCAGATCGGCCAGGAACCCCGGCGTACTGGCATTAGCCAGGTTGTTGCTGTTGGTCGACTGGGCCAACAGGGTCTCTTTGGCGCCGCTCATCGCAACATATAACATGCGATCCATTGTCTTCTCCTGTGAATTTCATCGGGGTGGGCAACAAAACCGGCCCACCCTGTCACGCTTAACGGATGTTGATGATCGTCTGGGTCACCGTATCGGCGGTGGTGATCACCTGGGCATTGGCCTGGTAGTTACGCTGTGCGGTGATCAGATTCACCAGCTGTTCGGCTATATCCACGTTGGAGTTTTCCAAACCACCCGACTGCACCAGACCGAAGTTGGAGGTACCCGCCTCACCCATCTGCACGTCGCCGGAGGCGTAGGTCTCCGCCCAACTGGTATCACCCTGTTGACTCAACCCTTGGGGATTATTGAATTTGGCTAACGCCAGCTTGCCCAACGCGGTGGACTGGCCATTGGTAAAGGTGGCCGAAACCACACCGGTATTATCCACATCCACGCCACTGAGCCGACCCGGTGCATAGCCATCCTGGGTCAGGTCATTGACGGAAAAAACCGAGCCAAACTGGGTACTGTTGTTCAGGTCAAAAGTGAGGCTCAGTGGATCCGCCCCAGTAATGGCAAAAGGATTGAACGCCAGTGTACCGGTGGCGGAGACACTGCCGGACCCGGCCACCAGTGCACCGGCCGTGTCAAAATTGACGGTGGCACTGGGGAAAGCGGCGGAGGAAGGCGCCGTAGTTGAACTGGCGGTTGGGGTAACAATATTGCCGTCCACCGTGGTGTAGACATTCCACTGGTTCGCAGCCGCATCCGATTTACGGAAGTACATGGTCATGGTGTGGGCGGTACCCTGTGAATCGTACACGGTGGTCGAGGTGGAGTTGTCATAGCTGGTGGCTATTGTGGGATCAAACAGCGTGGCAGCCGGCATGGCGGTCACGCTGGAGTCCAGGTTCAAAGATACATTGGCGCTGGTGGTTGCGGATGGTGCACCGGAAAGCGTGGGTAACTGGAGGTCGGTGGTAGCGCCGGTATTAAAATTCCCGGTGTTACCGATCGGGGCAAACACCTGCAACCGCTCGTTGGCATGATTAACCACATAACCATCCCGGTCGACCGTATAGGCACCGGCCCGGGTATAGGTGGTGTTGCCGGTAGAGTCCTGGAGGGTGAAGAATCCCTCCCCGTTCAGCGCCAGATCCAGACTGTTGGAGGTAAAATCCACGTTCCCCTGGCTGAACTGCTGCGCCACTCGGCTGACCCGTACACCCCGGCCGGCTGCTGTTGCGCTGACATCCTGGATGGAGTTGGCGTAGATGTCGGCAAACTCGGCACGGGACTGCTTGAAGCCGTTGGTGGCCGCGTTGGCGATGTTATGACCGGTCACTTCCAGATCGGTGGATGCGGCATCGAGTCCGCTCAATGCGATGCGAAAAGGCATACTCAATTCTCCTCGTTAATTAATCAGCGGATTTCCGCAACAGAACTAAATGAAATCGGACCCAGACCGGCCAGGTTAACCGACAGCTCCTGGCCTGCAGCACCGATACTGACGCTGTCCACCTTGGCCTCGATCAGGGTGTAGGGCGTTATACTCTCGCCGTCCACTTCGGCCTGCGCCGCGATCTGGTATTGACCCGGCTCTACCGCCTGGCCGCTCTCATCCAGACCGTCCCAGGTAAAGCTCACTTCACCTTTGGTCTGGGTACCGAGATGGATCTCCTTGACCAGCTCGCCCGAAGCATCTGAAATGCGTACGGTTACATCACTGGCCGACTCGGTAACACCCACCACACCCTGGATGGTACCCCCCGCCTCCAGGTTGGCAGTGTTCAGCGGAGCCAACACGGTACGCCCGACAATATTGGCCGCCTGCAGCGCCTGGTCAGAGATCATGGCATCGGAGAAACCGGCGAATGCGCTGTTTAACTCATCGATACCCGAAACCACCGAGAACTGGGAAATCTGGGTCGCCAGTTCGCTGTTCTCCATCGGCGAGAAGGGATCCTGGTAGGTCAGTTCAGTGACCATCAGCTCCAGAAAATCCTCCATACCCAGCTCATTGCTACTCTCTGTTTCGGTCTCACTGGAAAGGCCCAGTGCCTGATAAATCTGCTCATTAGTAATTGCAGTGGTGCTGCTCATGGGACGGCTCCTTTATTCACCGAGTCGCAAAGTAGCGACCATCAACTGTTTGGCGGTATTTACCACTTCGACATTGCTTTGATAGGAACGCGAAGCGGATATCATGTTGGCCATCTCCTCTACCGGGTTCACATTGGGCCGGAAGATATAGCCCTCCTCGTTGGCTTGGGGATGATCCGGCGCATACTCCATGCTGGGCGGGGCCTCGCTCTCAACAATGCCCCGCACCTGAACCCCCACAGCCGGCGCATCGGGATTGAACTGATTCAGCAAGGCACTGAAGACCGGCTGACGTGCCCGATAGGTCTCATCGATACTGCTGCTGACACTGTCCACATTGGCCATGTTGCTGGCCACGGTGTTGAGCCGCAGGGTTTGCGCGGTCATACCGCTGGCGGCTGTATCAAAAATCTTGAACATTGACATGATTATTGCCCCGTAATTGCTTTCTTGAGGGTTTGGATGGTGCCGCCAAGGAAGCGCAGGCTGGCCTGGTACTGCAGCGCGTTCTCCGCAAAGGCGGTATGCTCAAGCTGACTGTCCACCGTGTTGCCATCCAGGCTCGGCTGGGTCGGTATGCGGTAGGCCATCTCGCTGGGCGAGATGACGCCATCGTCCAGCGGAATGTGGCGCTGGTGGGTGGTGGTCAGGGTGGACTCCCCGGCTACCTGCTGCCGGAGCACTTCGTGGAAGTCGAAATCCCGCGCCTTGTAGCCCGGGGTATCCGCATTGGCGATGTTACCGGCCAGCACCTCAGCACGCTTTGCATGCAGCTGAAGTGCCTGGGCATGGATTCCTAATAACTTGTCAAAACTCATTGGTCTGCTTCCTGGTTGTTCCCGGAAACTACTAAGCAGACAATGTGCCAAATTTTTATTTAATTGTTTTTAAAGGATTTATTTAACATTGTTGGAAAAATAACCGGGAAAGCGGCAAACGGAGACCGCCTCAGCGGCAAAGGGTAACCGGGAACAGGCAAGGAGGGAGGGAGGCTGAGAATACTCAGCTGCAGCCAAAGTGACACGTGTCGGGCACAGGGTATCGGTCAGGCTACTTCAGGCGGTAGGCGATTCCGCCCAGTTTACTCACCATCTCGAACCGATCAGTATGGGCCGACAGGGACTCTGTGGAGCCGAGAAACAGGTAGCCACCCGGATTCAGCACCCCGGCCATGCGATTAATGATGTCGCGCTTCTGTTCGCTGGAGAAGTAGATCAGCACATTGCGGCAGAATATCACGTCGAAACGCCCCATCATTTCGTAGCCCCGGGTCAGGTTAAGCTCACGAAAACTGACCCGCTTACGGATCTCCGGCTTCACCTCCAGACAATCACCATTAACATTAAAATAGCGCGCCTGCTGTTCCAGGGTCAGCCCCCGAGATGCCGACATACCACAATAGACACCCTTTCTGGCCTCTTTCAGTACCGTGGAGGAGATATCGGTTGCAACCACATCCACTCCCCCAGGCAAGACTCCGGGATTGGCCCGTTGATAGTCCTGTACCACCATGCTCAGGTTATACGCCTCCTGACCATAGGAGCAGGCCGCCGACCAGATACGGATGGCGTGGCTGTGACGGGCCTTGATCTCCGGGCAGACCATCTCCTGAAGCATGCGAAAATGGGACATATCACGAAACCAGAAGGTCTCATTGGTGGTCATGGCGTCGATGATGCCCGCCCGCAGGCTGGGATTACGGTTGCTGTTGAGCTGCTCCAGCAACTGTCCGACAGTGCTGATGCCGTAGTCACGCATCAATCCACCAAGACGACTGGAAACCAGGTACTCCTTCCCCGCACCCAGTACAATGCCGCAGGCATTTTCAAGAAATTTCCGAAATGCCTCATAGTCACCCGGTGACAGCATATTTTGACTCGCCAGTGACTGCAATATAGTTATCCATTCCTTTGATGTTGGCTACGCCTGTTGAGAGGAGCGAGCCTTCAACTCCTCCTTATGCTCCTTAAGACGCGCCTGGACCACACGGGCCAGCTCGTCCGGATCAAATTTAGCCAAGAACGAATTGGCCCCTACTTTTTCAATCATGCTCTGGTTAAACACGCCACTCAGTGAAGTATGGAGTATAACCGGCAAATTGGCGAGTTCCGGATCCTTGCGGATCTCCGTAGTCAGAGTGTAACCATCCATCACGGGCATCTCCACATCCGAAATAATCAGGGAGAGAAAATCAGATACTCGGCGCCCCTCGTTGCTCCATGCCTTGAGTTGATCCAACGCCTGCTTGCCATCGTTGCAGATGGTGGCCATCACACCCAGCCGGTCCAGTACCCGTTTTACCTGCTTACGGGCTACGGCGGAGTCATCAGCCACCAGTATGTGTTGGGTCTCATCGATCGCCTCCTCGTCAATCACACCCTCGGACACCTCCTCGGGCAGGGCGACGATCTCACTCAACACCTTCTCCACGTCAATGATTTCCACCAGGTCATTATCGATCCGAGTGACGGCCGTCATGTAACTCTCTTTCGCCGCACCCCTGGGGGGCGGGAGAATCTCCGTCCAGTTCATGTTCACAATTCGATCAACCGAACCCACCAGGAACCCCTGCACCCTGCAGTTGTACTCAGTGATGACAACAAAACGCCCTTCGGTACTATCCAGCGGCGCACCACCGATGGCGTGGGAGAGATCCACGACCGGAATGGTTTTGCCGCGCATATTGGCAACGCCCCGTACTACCGGGTGAGAGCCGGGCAACTGGGTCAGGGGCGGGCACTGGATAACCTCTTGCACTTTGAACACATTAATACCAAACCGCTGCTCCCCAGCCAGCCGAAACAGCAGCAGTTCCAGCCGGTTTCTGCCCGCCAGCCTGGTTCGTTGATCCACACCGTCAAGAACGCCTGCCATCTCTAATTCCTCTCTGTTTTCCCTGTCCCATATTAGCGACCTAGAGACCGATTGCTTTAGGAGCAGCACCAGCCCCCGCTACCTGACAGCCCCGGAAAGCTCCCAGCCACAGGATATTCAGGCATGTATTTTGCATATTTCTTAACGACAAACAATGGAACTAAATGCTTTTTAACAGGTGACACCATGAGCGGATCAATATCCACAATCAGGACACGGCACCGCTGGTCCTGCCTGCTTCTCGCCTGGTCACTGGTGGCGACAACCGCCACTGCGGCCCAGACGCAGTCCCATGACAGCATACGCCAGGCGGCAGAACAACATGTGCTGGATCAATTTGATCAGAAAGGACAGCAGGTGAACGCTACCGCAAAACGGCTCGACAGCCGGCTACGTCTTGCCGCTTGCGATGAGGACCTGGAGACATTCTCACCCTACAGCCGGAAAAACATTTCCCGGATCACTGTCGGCGTTCGCTGCAATGCGGCAGACGGATGGACGCTCTATGTGCCGGTAACCCTCTCTCTGATCAAGGAGGTGGTAATCGCCAACCGGGAACTGCCAAGCGACACCATCCTCACGCCGGCCGACATCACAATCGAAAAAAGGGATGTGGCGAAACTGCACCGTGGCTATCTTGAACGCCCCCAACAGGCGGTCGGAAAAATTGTGAAACGCCGAATCCGTCAGGGAGCCATCCTGACCCCGGGCCAGTTGAATATTCAACACGCCGTTAAAAAGGGTACCCAGGTGGTCATCGTAGCCCGGATCGGCACCCTGGTGGTCCGCATGAACGGAAAGGCACTGACCAACGGCGCCATCGGCGAGCGGATCAAGGTAAAAAACAGCAGCTCCAATCGACAGATTGAAGCTACCGTTATCGACACGGGCGTGGTCAAGGCCACAACCTAGACCCGCCAATGGCCCCGGAGACGCCTATCTAGCGCTTACCGCAGTGTGAACTGACGCGGATTTTCCGCATCAAACGGACTATATTTCAACTAAAGCTTGTAGCCGTTTGGCCGCTACGCAAATGGGTACTTTCTCAGCAAGGTGATTAACAGCATGAAAATCAAAGGTCCGGCCGGACAACCCATCACTACCGGCGAAAGCGCTAAAAGCACAGCGACCAGCAACACCCAGACAGCGGGCGCATCCAGCTCGCGCAAATCAGACGGAACCTCCGGTGATA
Proteins encoded in this region:
- a CDS encoding chemotaxis protein CheV, whose translation is MAGVLDGVDQRTRLAGRNRLELLLFRLAGEQRFGINVFKVQEVIQCPPLTQLPGSHPVVRGVANMRGKTIPVVDLSHAIGGAPLDSTEGRFVVITEYNCRVQGFLVGSVDRIVNMNWTEILPPPRGAAKESYMTAVTRIDNDLVEIIDVEKVLSEIVALPEEVSEGVIDEEAIDETQHILVADDSAVARKQVKRVLDRLGVMATICNDGKQALDQLKAWSNEGRRVSDFLSLIISDVEMPVMDGYTLTTEIRKDPELANLPVILHTSLSGVFNQSMIEKVGANSFLAKFDPDELARVVQARLKEHKEELKARSSQQA
- the flgA gene encoding flagellar basal body P-ring formation chaperone FlgA gives rise to the protein MSGSISTIRTRHRWSCLLLAWSLVATTATAAQTQSHDSIRQAAEQHVLDQFDQKGQQVNATAKRLDSRLRLAACDEDLETFSPYSRKNISRITVGVRCNAADGWTLYVPVTLSLIKEVVIANRELPSDTILTPADITIEKRDVAKLHRGYLERPQQAVGKIVKRRIRQGAILTPGQLNIQHAVKKGTQVVIVARIGTLVVRMNGKALTNGAIGERIKVKNSSSNRQIEATVIDTGVVKATT